From bacterium, the proteins below share one genomic window:
- the panC gene encoding pantoate--beta-alanine ligase, translated as MKIITTISQMLAHSSRLRDEGDRIGFVPTMGYLHEGHLSLMRRARNDNHALVVSIFVNPTQFGPNEDYDAYPRDLEEDTSMLREVGCDVLFTPTVEEMYPDGSATTVSVAALTDNLCGASRPGHFDGVTTVVNKLFNITRPHRAYFGLKDYQQYLVIRRMAADLDMDVEVIGLPTVREPDGLAMSSRNAYLSARERESALALSRSLEIAREMVAEGIMDPSVIKKKVIEMIDEQPLLTIDYVNVVDAETLAPIDAIDKPALLAMAVRVGPARLIDNTVLLEDG; from the coding sequence ATGAAGATAATAACGACGATAAGCCAAATGCTGGCCCACTCCTCCCGCCTCCGCGACGAAGGCGACCGGATCGGGTTCGTCCCCACCATGGGCTACCTCCACGAAGGGCACCTGAGCCTCATGCGCCGGGCGCGCAATGACAACCATGCCCTCGTGGTCAGCATCTTCGTCAACCCCACCCAGTTCGGCCCGAACGAGGATTACGACGCCTATCCGAGGGACCTGGAAGAGGACACCTCCATGCTCAGGGAGGTTGGATGCGACGTCCTTTTCACACCGACCGTGGAAGAGATGTACCCGGACGGCAGCGCCACCACCGTTTCTGTGGCGGCATTGACGGATAACCTTTGCGGCGCGTCCCGGCCCGGGCATTTCGACGGGGTCACCACCGTGGTCAACAAGCTTTTCAACATCACGCGGCCCCACCGGGCCTATTTCGGGCTCAAGGACTACCAGCAGTATCTGGTCATCAGGAGGATGGCGGCCGATCTCGACATGGACGTCGAAGTCATCGGGCTGCCGACGGTCAGGGAGCCGGACGGGCTGGCCATGAGCAGCCGCAACGCTTACCTGTCCGCGCGTGAACGGGAGAGCGCTCTCGCCCTGTCCCGTTCCCTGGAGATCGCCAGGGAGATGGTTGCCGAAGGGATCATGGATCCATCCGTTATCAAGAAAAAGGTGATCGAGATGATCGATGAGCAGCCCCTGCTGACCATCGACTACGTCAACGTGGTTGACGCTGAAACCCTCGCACCGATAGATGCTATTGATAAGCCCGCCTTACTGGCCATGGCGGTCAGGGTGGGACCTGCGAGACTTATTGACAACACTGTGCTGCTGGAAGACGGTTGA
- a CDS encoding aspartate 1-decarboxylase, producing the protein MKYNMLAGKIHRATVTDANLEYEGSITIDQDLLDAARIPPFAQVHIWNITNGERFETYTIIGKRGGGEMVINGAAAHKARRGDMIIVACFVQVDARDAASHKPSLVYVDGKNAIVDVKDS; encoded by the coding sequence ATGAAATACAACATGCTGGCAGGAAAGATCCACCGGGCCACGGTCACCGACGCCAACCTCGAATACGAGGGGTCCATCACCATCGACCAGGATCTTCTGGACGCCGCCAGGATACCGCCCTTCGCCCAGGTCCATATCTGGAACATCACCAACGGCGAACGGTTCGAGACCTACACGATCATCGGTAAGCGCGGAGGCGGCGAGATGGTCATCAACGGAGCCGCGGCGCACAAAGCCAGGCGCGGGGATATGATCATCGTGGCCTGCTTCGTCCAGGTGGACGCAAGGGACGCCGCCAGCCACAAACCGTCCCTGGTCTACGTGGACGGCAAGAACGCCATCGTCGATGTGAAAGACAGCTGA